TCAAATCCCCTCCCAAAAAATACGAGGGCGTTTGATAAAAAAATATCGGATTAATCTCACGAACTTGATAAGCACGATACAAACATAGTAACTCTTAGTAGAGAGGCGGGGTGTATCTACTAAGAGAGACGACCCCTTTGAACTATAAGCACCTCGCCTATCTACTAAGAAGCACCTCGCCTATCTACTAAGAAACACCTCGCCTATCTACTAAGAGCGACGAGGGGTACCTACTAAGAGACAGCAGGGGTATCTACTAAGAGACGGCAATAGGTAATACTATTTCAACCAGCCCTTACACTTAAGAGCGGCTGCGAAAATACTCTACTTTCTGCACGTTGGTTAATTTTAAGGGATTATATGTTAATATTCAGGTAGATTTAGCCCCCTCTCAAGGCGTACCTTTGCACTGTGGTTAAGATTTTGCAAAACTAAAAACACAAAGAGTTTATTTTATTTATTATTAATTTTTTAATTTATTAAAATTATGGCAGTACATTATGTAGTTCAACAAAAAAGAAATCCGGGAGATGAGGCTGCTCCAAAAAAGTATTATCTTGTTGCTAAAAGTTTACCTGCGGTTTCGCGCAAAGTGTTCATAAACGATATGGTTCGCAACACCTCTCTTACCTCTAATGAGGCAGCAACAGCGTTAGATTATCTCTTCGACGTTCTTCCTCATTATTTAGCTCTTGGTCATACAGTGCAGTTAGGAGAGTTGGGTTACTTTAGAGTTACTCTAAAAAGTGAAGGGTCTGAAAATCCAGAGGAAGCAACACCTGATAAGATAAAAGGGAAGAAATTGCGCTTTGTATGTGGCTCGAAAATAAGAACCGAGATCTCGAACCTACAAGTAGAAAAATTTCCAGTGTAAGATTTGCAACGTATGAGCAATGAATCTGACAAAAAATTTCACACTCAACGAGATGGTCAACTCCGAAGTGGGTCGACGGCTGAAAATCGCGAATCAGCCGAACGCTCAACAGATAGAGAATTTGAAAATCTTGTGCGAACACCTTCTCCAACCCTTAAGAGATGCCTGTGGGCAGCCATTAAGTATCTCATCGGGCTATCGCTGTCGAAAATTAAACGAGGCAGTTGGTGGTAGTTCTTCAAGCGACCACACCCATGGACGAGCCGTTGATATAACGACCGACAATCCTATGGCGATACTCGCTTGGGTTTGCAGACTAAATCTATCGTTCGATCAGGCTATTATTTACAAACGGTTTATTCACCTCTCGTATCGAGACAAAGATACAAACCGAAATCAAGTGATACTTAAGGCTTAATCGAGTCGTACTCTCTAATCAATAAAAGGCATTCCGTAATTGGAGTGCCTTTTTGGGTGTTGAGAGAAAAATGCACGAAGTTTCAGCACCACACAGACTATAGAGATATATCAAAATAAACAGGCGACCGAGATTAGAGTTGGATTTTCTTATATAGTAATATAGTTCTTAAATTATATTTATTAGTTTTGTGCTTACTATTTGAAACTAACGAATATAATTCACTACATTTGCTGTCTAAGATACAGATAATGAAAGAATATAAAATACATTTTGGAAGGTGCTGAAATATGATACAATATATTTATAAATTACAGATAGTTTGCTCTACAAAAGAACAACAAGAATGTATTACTAAAATACTTGATATAAATTATTCAAAACAGAATGGCTCTTTTTGGACTTTAGAATTAGTAGAAAATGAAAATGATGCCACCATTGATTTTATAAACTATTTCTTAGATATTCTTAATGGAAAATTTATGGAATTAGAAAGTATTGGAATACAAAGAGACAATATTAGCATCTGGTTCTTATATCAATATGAAAATCAATGCAATATGGAATTTAAGTCTAAAGATCTTAAAAGATTAGGAGAAAATGGGATTGATTTATGTATTTCTTGTTGGAATGATAATTGATTAATATTTACAACAAAATGGATGGACTATACCTAAACAATAGTAAAATAGTTGATAGTATTCAACTCTGGGTTAATGATGTTGTCTCGGCAGAAGACAAATGGAAAGCAAATAATTTGCATATAGATGAAATAGATAGTCTTAAAAATATCAAAAGAAAAGATTGGGTTAAAACTTCGTTTAATCTTTTAGATATTATAGCTTTGCAAATTAAACCGATAGAGTCTTTGTCTTTATTCCTGCATGTTGCTTTGGGATATTCAAAATCTAAATTGAATTTAGAAACAATATCTTATTCATGGCTACAGAAAAATATTAAGACTCTAACCCCTCCAAGTTTCCATTATACTTCATTGGAATATTATGATGACTTCTACAAAAAGGAATTAACACCATGTAAGGTTGACAAGAGCATTTCAGAACTATCTCATTTCGCCAGATTAAATTTTTTCTACGGAAATTATTTTGATGAACTTGATAATTCGTATTTCTGGGATATCTATATTTTCTTAAATAATGAAAAAGATTTATCTAAAATGAATTAATAATCCCCATAAATCAACCGAGCAGCGAACTGTGTAATTCGCTGCTCGGAGATTTAAGGCTTCCCTCTTTTTTGCTTTACACCTATTGAACAAGAAAGTTTCGTGGGTTCAATATAATTCACTACATTTGCTATATGACATACAGATTATGAAAGAATATAAAATAACATTTTGGAAGGTATTAAATCAAGTCAAGGGGGATATTTTGACTCTTTGTCTGCTTGTGGGTATTATATGGTTCTTAACATCAAGCCCTTCAGTAAATAAAGACAGGCTACTAGGAACTTATGTTATAATTTTATCTGGAATTCTTCCAGGTTTGATATATCCTCTGTTTATACATATAAATCATTACAGATACGATAAAAAAACAAAGCTCACCATTGATAGAAGACATAAAAAGATATTTTATGTATCAGAAGACGTATCTAAAGAATTTATGATATCCGACATAACTTACATCAAAAAGCATGGTTGTGTGCTTTCTGCTTTTACTTTTGGTTTTTCTGAAATCTATTTGCAAGATAGAACTCGTATATTTGTAACTTATTTCGCTATGCCGTTTTTAGATAAAGAGTTAAAACACATAAAACGAGGTTATGATCGTTATTACGACTTACGTCTTTTTAGATGGAAGAAAAACTATTGATTCCCATAAATCTCCGAGCAGCGAACTGTGTAATTCGCTGCTCGGATATTTAAGGCTTCCCCCTTTTTTTCTTTACGCCTATTGAACAAGAAGGTTTCGTGGGTTCAATATATTTCACTAAATTTGCTATCTAAGGGCGAATGAAGCAGTTTTATGGAACAGATAAGGATTATAAAAAAAACTCTCACCACTGGTGAGAGAAATCTCTTGACATAGTAATAGCTTTAAAGATAGTTATGTTTTGGAGTTTTTAGGCTTGCCAGAGTCTCATAATTATCGTCAATGCTTTCGTAATTTCCTTTCGAGTTTAACCATAAACTCACAGTTTTTTACTCCCCAGTCGGGAGCGATAAGTAAATCTTTGGGAGATTGCGAAACAAATCTTTCTATAACGAAGTCGGGATTTAAGCGGTCTTTAAAGTCGATACACAAATCTATGTATTCGTCAACTGAATATAGATTAAACCATTCTGGGTGTTCGTGGTATTGACGAGCCATTTTCGTGTCGCGTATTATCTGTAGCTGATGTAACTTTACGGTTGTTAATGGCAACTCCGATATTTTGTTTGCATTAGACAGAATCATTTCTCGAGATTCGCCTGGAAGACCTAAAATAAGGTGAGCTCCACACATTATTCCTTTATTGTGGGTGCGAATTATAGTTTCTACTGCTTCTTCGTAGGTATGTCCTCTGTTTATTAATTTGAGAGTTGGGTTGTGTGTCGATTCTATACCATATTCTATCAGTAGAAAATGTTTTTTTGAAATCTTTTCTAACTCATCGAGCAAGTCGTCGGACATACAGTCGGGGCGAGTTCCTATTATCATACCTACAACTTCTGGATAATTCAAAGCTTCGTTGTACTTCGCAAGAAGTTTTTCAGTTTCGTCGTAAGTGTTTGTGTAGGCTTGAAAATAGGCAATGTATTTCATCTCAGGGTATTTGCTTGAGAAAAACTCTATGCCTTCTTCTAATTGTTGGCTTACCGATTTGCTATTTGCGGCGTATTGCGGACTAAAAGTCTGGTTGTTGCAATAAGTGCAACCGCCAAGTCCTTTACTTCCGTCTCTGTTAGGACAGGTAAAGCCTGCATTTATAGAAATTTTCTGAACCTTAAAAGGGAAAAACTTGCCAAAGAAGTCGCCAATATTGTTTAATACTGACGATTCTTTCTTATCAGTACTTGAATGTTCCATTCTCGCTTTCTATGATAAGCTCTTTTGTGTCGGAAGCCTCAACAAACCCTACAATTTGAGCGTCGATATCGAATGATTTAGATATGGCAATAATCTCATTGGCATATTCTTTTGGTAGATAAATCTCCATACGGTGCCCCATATTGAATACCTTATACATCTCTTGCCAGTCGGTTCCCGATTGTTCTTGTATTAATTTGAACAAAGGAGGAGTAGGGAATAGGTTGTTTTTAGTGATTTTTACTTTGTCAACAAAATGAAGAACCTTAGTTTGCGCTCCGCCAGAAACGTGAACCATACCGTGTATCTTATCTCTCATTGTGTCTAAGATATTTTTTATAACAGGAGCGTATGTTCGAGTAGGAGATAAAACTAATTTGCCGGCATCTATTCCTAATCCTTCAATTTGGTCGGTAAGTTTCATACCTCCCGAATAAATTAAGTCTTCAGGAACGTTAGGGTCAAAGCTTTCGGGATATTTATCTGCTAAGTATTTCGAAAACACATCGTGGCGAGCAGAAGTTAGTCCGTTGCTTCCCATACCGCCGTTGTATTCTTTTTCGTAAGAAGCTTTACCGTAAGAAGCTAACCCAACAATCACATCGCCTGCTTGTATGTTTGCATTATTGATAACGTCGGAGCGTTTCATTCTGCAAGTAACAGTAGAGTCTACTATAATAGTGCGAACTAAATCGCCTAAGTCGGCAGTTTCGCCTCCTGTTGGATATATGTTTACGCCTAAAGAGCTAAGTTCTTCGCATAGTTCGTTTGTGCCGTTTATTATTGCAGATATAACTTCGCCGGGTATAAGGTGTTTGTTTCTTCCTATGGTTGAAGAAAGGAGAATATTATCTGTAGCTCCAACGCAAAGCAAATCGTCAATGTTCATTATTAAAGCGTCTTGTGCTATGCCTTTCCAAACAGATAAGTCGCCAGTTTCTTTCCAATAAAGATAAGCTAAAGACGATTTAGTACCCGCTCCATCGGCGTGCATAATGTTGCAATACTCTTCGTCGTTACCTAATACATCGGGTATTATTTTGCAAAAAGCTTGAGGGAATATACCTTTGTCGGTATTCTTGATTGCGTTGTGAACATCTTCTTTAGAAGCTGAAACTCCGCGTTGCATATATCTCTGATTGTTCATATTCTCTGAGTTTTCGGCAAAAGTAATAAAATATTTGATAATATACTAATATGTTTCTTCGTTATAGAGAGTATGCAAATAGATAAAAATAACTACTTTTGCGTTATGAGTAAACGAATATATATACTTTCTCTTTTGTTTATCCTTTTTATACAAGTGATACAGGGACAAAGTTACCGCACTGAGAGCTTTTCTACAAGGATACAAACTCTTCAGGTATTGCATTACGAAAATTGGGAAAAAGCTCCTATAATTAATCTTCATAGTAATGAACAAATAGAAATATCTTTTGATTTACTTGGTGTGTCGCCCGAGTATTTTACTTATAGAATAATTCATTGCGATGCCGAATGGACTAAGTCTCAGCTTGTGGAGTCGGAATATATGTTTGGTTTACAGAATAATCTTATCAACGATTATAATAATTCGTTTAATACGAGAATGGATTATGTTAATTATAAACTTAAAATACCTAACGATGATGTAAGTTTGAGAGTTTCGGGCAATTATGTTGTGCAGGTATTTACTCAAACGGGAAGTGAACCTGTGTTAAATGCTTGCTTCTCGGTAGTCGAACCGAGTGTTAGTGTTGATATGAAGCTGTCTTCTATTACCGATAAGGGAGCTAATTCAAAATATCAAGCAGTTAGTTTCGATATTAATTATGGGAATGAAGTAAAATCGCCAATTCAAGATTTCAAGATTTATGTTCAACAAAACAATAGAACAGATAATCAAGCGAAATTAGTTAAACCTTTACGAGTGCAAAACGGTAAGGCTATCTACGACCATAATCCGTCTCTGATATTTGATGCTGGCAATGAGTATCGAAGCTTTGAAATTATAACAACTTTATATGCTGGTATGCACGTAGAGTCGTTAGAATATCACGCACCTTACTATCATTCAATTCTTTCTCCTGATTTTCCTCGCAACAATCGTTCGTATACTTTCGATAACGATATTAATGGAAAAATATATATAAGGAATAAAGATGCTTACGATTCAAACATTGAGGCTGACTATCAGTTCGTACATTTTTATATTCCTTGCGATCAGCCATTAGTAGATGATGTATATATTCTTAGTAATGCTCTGCATAATATTTTGGACGATCGTTCTAAAATGGAGTTTAGTTATAATGATAGAGGTTACGTCAAAACTTTATTCCTTAAAGAAGGATACTATAGTTATATGTATGTTACAAAGAAGGAGGGTAGTGAGTTGGCAACAACTAACATTATAGAGGGCGACTTCTTCCAAACCGAAAACGAATATAGAGTTATGATATATTCACGAACTATTGGTATGCGCTACGATAAACTAGTGGGTGTTGAAACTCTTCAATCTAAATAAATAATTATGTTATTGTTTTATGCTCCAGATATAAATACGCTTCTCGAACTTCCCGAAAAGGAGTCGCAACATTGCGTTAGAGTTTTAAGAAAACAAATAGGGGATATTATTAATATAACTGATGGAAAGGGTTATTTTTACGAGGCTTCTATCACAGATGCCAATCCTAAACACTGTAAAGTAGAGATAATAAATAAAATTAAACCTAATAAAGCTTGGAACTGCAAGATAGAAATTGCTATAGCTCCTACAAAAAACATAGACCGAATAGAGTGGTTTGCCGAAAAAGCCACAGAGATAGGGATAGATAAAATAACTTTTCTGAAAACTCGCTATTCCGAAAGGAAAGAGATAAAGCTCGACCGTATAGAAAAGATATTGATTTCGGCAATGAAACAGTCGGTAAAAGCTATTTTGCCCGAACTTTCGGAGATGACAGACTTCAAGAAATTCGTAACGCAAAAGTATAATGGGCAAAAGTTTATAGCCCATTGTGTCGAGGGTGAGAGGCAGTTGCTAAGTTCCTTATACAATATAGGAGAAGATTCTCTTATTCTTATCGGTCCGGAAGGAGATTTTAGTGAAGAGGAAGTAGCGTTGGCTCTTGATAATGGTTTCAAAGCAATATCGCTTGGCGAAAGTCGACTAAGAACAGAAACCGCAGCTCTAACAGCTTGCCAGACTATACATATAATTAATCAGTTAAAACAATGATACAATTTACCGATTGGGGACTTATTCCTTATTCTCAGGCTTACGAGAAACAGAAACTTCTGTTTGAAACAGCGATTGCTAACAAAGCAAACAAACAACCTGTTGATAATATAACTGTTTATTGCGAGCATCCTCACGTAATTACTGTAGGTAAAAATGGACTTTTCTCTAATCTCCTTTTCCCAGAAGCAATGCTTAAAGAGAAAGGGGTAGAGTTGTATCACGTAGATAGGGGAGGTGATGTAACTTATCACGGTCAGGGGCAGATTGTGGGCTATCCTATCTATGATTTAGAATCGTTTAATATAGGACTGAAAGAATATATACACCGAATAGAAGAGATTATTATAAAGACTATCGCCGAATATGGTGTTGTTGGAGAGCGATTAGATGGGGCAACTGGTGTTTGGATAGATAAAGATGTGTCAGGAAGAGCTCGTAAGATAGCAGCAATAGGAGTGAGAAGTAGTAGATACGTTACGATGCATGGTTTCGCTCTAAATGTAAATACCGACTTAAGTTACTTTAACCTTATTAATCCTTGCGGTTTTGTAGATAAAGGAGTAACGTCTTTGGCAAAAGAAATAAATAGAGAAGTTAACCAAAACGAAGTTAAGGAGATATTAACTAAATACTTTGCAGATTTTTTTGATTAATGTATTGTATTTAGCGTTAAAAACTTTACCTTTGCAGCAACAAATAGAAAAAATGAACAATACAAACGCGCATACTCATCATCATCACGGCGAATAAGTTTCGGCGAGCTGAGTTGTGTTCTAAATTAATAAAATATACAGGCTTGCCATTGGTAAGCCTTTTTAATTATAAATAGATATGTTAAGAATAGCAGTACAAACAAAAGGACGACTTTTTGAAGAAACAATGGAGTTGCTTAAAGAAGCAGGTATTAAACTTACAGCAAGTAAGAGAAGCTTGCTTGTGCCTTCAAAAACATTTCCAGTAGAATTACTTTTTCTTCGCGACGACGATATTCCTCAAGCTGTGGCAGACGGTGTTGCAGATGTAGGTATTGTAGGTGAAAACGAATATGTAGAGAAAAAGCAAGATGCAAACATAATAAAGAAACTTGGTTTCAGTAAGTGTCGTCTTTCTTTAGCTATACCAAAAGATGTAGACTATAAGGGATTAAGTTGGTTCTCTGGAAAAAAGATAGCAACGTCTTATCCTGAAATACTAACCGACTTCTTAAAGAAAAATGCAATAAAAGCAGACATTCACGTAATAAGTGGTTCGGTAGAAATTGCTCCTGGTATAGGTTTAGCAGATGCTATCTTTGATATAGTAAGCTCAGGAAGTACACTTGTAAGTAACCATCTTAAAGAAATAGAAGTAGTGATGAAGTCTGAAGCCTTGCTGATAGGAAATAAATCACTAAGCAGAGAGAAAAAAGAAATACTTGAAGAACTAATTTTCAGAATAGATGCAGTGCAAGAAGCTGACGATAAAAAATATATTCTGTTGAACGCTCCTAATGATAAACTTGACGAAATATTAGAAATCCTTCCCGGTATGAAAAGTCCTACAGTGTTGCCTCTTGCTCAAGAAGGCTGGAGTTCTATTCACTCAGTGATAAGCGAAAAGAAATTCTGGGAGATAATAGGAAAACTTAAAGTGGCAGGTGCAGAAGGTATACTTATTATTCCTATCGAAAAGATGATTTTATAATTATGCAAGTAATTAAATATCCAGATAAACAACAGTGGCAAGAGATTGTCGCACGACCAACTATCGATAATTCCAATCTTTTTGGATTAGTACAGGATATACTCTCCGATATTAAACAGAGAGGCGATGAAGCCGTAAAGGAATATAGCTTGAAATTCGATAAGGTACAGTTGTCTTCCTTTGAGGTCTCGAAAGAAGAGAAAGACTCAGCAGAAGCGCAACTGTCGGAAGAACTGAAAAAAGCTATACTTGTAGCTAAAGATAATATATCAAAATTTCATAGCTCTCAGATACAATCTTTTAATAAAGTAGAAACATCGCCTGGTGTAGTGTGTTGGCAGAAAGCATCTGCTATCGAAAGGGTAGGTTTGTACATACCTGGAGGCACAGCTCCTTTGTTTTCTTCTGTGTTAATGCTTGCTATACCAGCAAAAATAGCAGGTTGTAAATACGTAACACTTTGTACTCCGCCAAACGAAGAAGGAAAAGTTCACCCTGCAATATTATTTGCTGCAAAAGTTGCTGGTGTAGATAATATATATAAGGTGGGAGGAGTGCAAGCTATAGCTGCTATGGCTTATGGAACTCAGTCGATACCGAAAGTGTACAAGATATTCGGACCAGGTAATCAGTATGTTACCGCAGCCAAACAACTTGTAAGTCTTAAAGATGTGGCAATAGATATGCCTGCTGGTCCTTCGGAGGTAGAAGTTATTGCCGATGATTCGGCAAACCCTTGCTTTGTGGCAGCAGATATGTTGTCGCAGGCAGAACACGGTGCTGATAGTCAGGCTGTGTTGTTAACTACGTCGGAAGATTTTGCCAATAAGGTAGAACAAGAAGTTTACCTCCAGCTCGACAAATTGCCACGTAAAGAACTCGCAGCAAAGTCGGTAGCTAATAGTAAGATAATAATTCTTAAGAACAATGATGAAGTTATTGAACTTACTAATTACTATGCCCCCGAACACTTAATAATAGAAACCGAGAATTATAAAGAACTATCGGAACAGATAGTAAATGCAGGCTCGGTGTTTCTTGGTCATTATACTCCAGAAAGTGCAGGCGATTATGCTTCAGGCACTAATCATACCTTACCAACAAATGGTTATGCCAAAGCATATAGCGGAGTAAATCTTGATAGTTATATTAAGAAGATAACCTTTCAAGAGATAACTCGTGAAGGTTTAACTAATCTTGCGCCAACTATCGAAATAATGGCAGAGAACGAGTCTCTTGTAGCTCACAAAAACGCAGTTACTTTTAGAGTAATGTAATATATTTACAATATGAACTTAGAAACATTAGTACGCCCTAATATATGGAAACTCAAACCATATTCTTCAGCTCGAAGTGAGTTTAAGGGCGAAGCGTCTGTATTTCTTGATGCAAATGAGAATCCTTATAACTTTCCTTATAACCGTTACCCCGATCCATTGCAACATAAATTAAAAGATAAAATAGCAAAACTTAAAGGAGTGCGCAGTTCTCAGATA
The sequence above is drawn from the Dysgonomonadaceae bacterium PH5-43 genome and encodes:
- a CDS encoding putative histone-like DNA-binding protein (product_source=TIGR01201; cath_funfam=4.10.520.10; cog=COG0776; pfam=PF18291; superfamily=47729; tigrfam=TIGR01201), which codes for MAVHYVVQQKRNPGDEAAPKKYYLVAKSLPAVSRKVFINDMVRNTSLTSNEAATALDYLFDVLPHYLALGHTVQLGELGYFRVTLKSEGSENPEEATPDKIKGKKLRFVCGSKIRTEISNLQVEKFPV
- a CDS encoding zinc D-Ala-D-Ala carboxypeptidase (product_source=KO:K08640; cath_funfam=3.30.1380.10; ko=KO:K08640; pfam=PF08291; superfamily=55166), which translates into the protein MNLTKNFTLNEMVNSEVGRRLKIANQPNAQQIENLKILCEHLLQPLRDACGQPLSISSGYRCRKLNEAVGGSSSSDHTHGRAVDITTDNPMAILAWVCRLNLSFDQAIIYKRFIHLSYRDKDTNRNQVILKA
- a CDS encoding hypothetical protein (product_source=Hypo-rule applied; superfamily=109905) is translated as MIQYIYKLQIVCSTKEQQECITKILDINYSKQNGSFWTLELVENENDATIDFINYFLDILNGKFMELESIGIQRDNISIWFLYQYENQCNMEFKSKDLKRLGENGIDLCISCWNDN
- a CDS encoding hypothetical protein (product_source=Hypo-rule applied) — its product is MDGLYLNNSKIVDSIQLWVNDVVSAEDKWKANNLHIDEIDSLKNIKRKDWVKTSFNLLDIIALQIKPIESLSLFLHVALGYSKSKLNLETISYSWLQKNIKTLTPPSFHYTSLEYYDDFYKKELTPCKVDKSISELSHFARLNFFYGNYFDELDNSYFWDIYIFLNNEKDLSKMN
- a CDS encoding hypothetical protein (product_source=Hypo-rule applied; superfamily=56672; transmembrane_helix_parts=Inside_1_11,TMhelix_12_34,Outside_35_43,TMhelix_44_66,Inside_67_166), whose translation is MKEYKITFWKVLNQVKGDILTLCLLVGIIWFLTSSPSVNKDRLLGTYVIILSGILPGLIYPLFIHINHYRYDKKTKLTIDRRHKKIFYVSEDVSKEFMISDITYIKKHGCVLSAFTFGFSEIYLQDRTRIFVTYFAMPFLDKELKHIKRGYDRYYDLRLFRWKKNY
- a CDS encoding radical SAM protein (TIGR01212 family) (product_source=TIGR01212; cath_funfam=3.20.20.70; cog=COG1242; ko=KO:K07139; pfam=PF04055,PF16199; smart=SM00729; superfamily=102114; tigrfam=TIGR01212) produces the protein MEHSSTDKKESSVLNNIGDFFGKFFPFKVQKISINAGFTCPNRDGSKGLGGCTYCNNQTFSPQYAANSKSVSQQLEEGIEFFSSKYPEMKYIAYFQAYTNTYDETEKLLAKYNEALNYPEVVGMIIGTRPDCMSDDLLDELEKISKKHFLLIEYGIESTHNPTLKLINRGHTYEEAVETIIRTHNKGIMCGAHLILGLPGESREMILSNANKISELPLTTVKLHQLQIIRDTKMARQYHEHPEWFNLYSVDEYIDLCIDFKDRLNPDFVIERFVSQSPKDLLIAPDWGVKNCEFMVKLERKLRKH
- a CDS encoding phosphoribosylformylglycinamidine cyclo-ligase (product_source=KO:K01933; cath_funfam=3.30.1330.10,3.90.650.10; cog=COG0150; ko=KO:K01933; pfam=PF02769; superfamily=55326,56042); the encoded protein is MNNQRYMQRGVSASKEDVHNAIKNTDKGIFPQAFCKIIPDVLGNDEEYCNIMHADGAGTKSSLAYLYWKETGDLSVWKGIAQDALIMNIDDLLCVGATDNILLSSTIGRNKHLIPGEVISAIINGTNELCEELSSLGVNIYPTGGETADLGDLVRTIIVDSTVTCRMKRSDVINNANIQAGDVIVGLASYGKASYEKEYNGGMGSNGLTSARHDVFSKYLADKYPESFDPNVPEDLIYSGGMKLTDQIEGLGIDAGKLVLSPTRTYAPVIKNILDTMRDKIHGMVHVSGGAQTKVLHFVDKVKITKNNLFPTPPLFKLIQEQSGTDWQEMYKVFNMGHRMEIYLPKEYANEIIAISKSFDIDAQIVGFVEASDTKELIIESENGTFKY
- a CDS encoding hypothetical protein (product_source=Hypo-rule applied; pfam=PF17116; transmembrane_helix_parts=Inside_1_4,TMhelix_5_24,Outside_25_416), which gives rise to MSKRIYILSLLFILFIQVIQGQSYRTESFSTRIQTLQVLHYENWEKAPIINLHSNEQIEISFDLLGVSPEYFTYRIIHCDAEWTKSQLVESEYMFGLQNNLINDYNNSFNTRMDYVNYKLKIPNDDVSLRVSGNYVVQVFTQTGSEPVLNACFSVVEPSVSVDMKLSSITDKGANSKYQAVSFDINYGNEVKSPIQDFKIYVQQNNRTDNQAKLVKPLRVQNGKAIYDHNPSLIFDAGNEYRSFEIITTLYAGMHVESLEYHAPYYHSILSPDFPRNNRSYTFDNDINGKIYIRNKDAYDSNIEADYQFVHFYIPCDQPLVDDVYILSNALHNILDDRSKMEFSYNDRGYVKTLFLKEGYYSYMYVTKKEGSELATTNIIEGDFFQTENEYRVMIYSRTIGMRYDKLVGVETLQSK
- a CDS encoding 16S rRNA (uracil1498-N3)-methyltransferase (product_source=KO:K09761; cath_funfam=3.40.1280.10; cog=COG1385; ko=KO:K09761; pfam=PF04452; superfamily=75217,88697; tigrfam=TIGR00046), translating into MLLFYAPDINTLLELPEKESQHCVRVLRKQIGDIINITDGKGYFYEASITDANPKHCKVEIINKIKPNKAWNCKIEIAIAPTKNIDRIEWFAEKATEIGIDKITFLKTRYSERKEIKLDRIEKILISAMKQSVKAILPELSEMTDFKKFVTQKYNGQKFIAHCVEGERQLLSSLYNIGEDSLILIGPEGDFSEEEVALALDNGFKAISLGESRLRTETAALTACQTIHIINQLKQ
- a CDS encoding lipoyl(octanoyl) transferase (product_source=KO:K03801; cath_funfam=3.30.930.10; cog=COG0321; ko=KO:K03801; superfamily=55681; tigrfam=TIGR00214) — translated: MIQFTDWGLIPYSQAYEKQKLLFETAIANKANKQPVDNITVYCEHPHVITVGKNGLFSNLLFPEAMLKEKGVELYHVDRGGDVTYHGQGQIVGYPIYDLESFNIGLKEYIHRIEEIIIKTIAEYGVVGERLDGATGVWIDKDVSGRARKIAAIGVRSSRYVTMHGFALNVNTDLSYFNLINPCGFVDKGVTSLAKEINREVNQNEVKEILTKYFADFFD
- a CDS encoding ATP phosphoribosyltransferase (product_source=KO:K00765; cath_funfam=3.30.70.120,3.40.190.10; cog=COG0040; ko=KO:K00765; pfam=PF01634,PF08029; superfamily=53850,54913; tigrfam=TIGR00070,TIGR03455) — protein: MLRIAVQTKGRLFEETMELLKEAGIKLTASKRSLLVPSKTFPVELLFLRDDDIPQAVADGVADVGIVGENEYVEKKQDANIIKKLGFSKCRLSLAIPKDVDYKGLSWFSGKKIATSYPEILTDFLKKNAIKADIHVISGSVEIAPGIGLADAIFDIVSSGSTLVSNHLKEIEVVMKSEALLIGNKSLSREKKEILEELIFRIDAVQEADDKKYILLNAPNDKLDEILEILPGMKSPTVLPLAQEGWSSIHSVISEKKFWEIIGKLKVAGAEGILIIPIEKMIL
- a CDS encoding histidinol dehydrogenase (product_source=KO:K00013; cath_funfam=3.40.50.1980; cog=COG0141; ko=KO:K00013; pfam=PF00815; superfamily=53720; tigrfam=TIGR00069), with protein sequence MQVIKYPDKQQWQEIVARPTIDNSNLFGLVQDILSDIKQRGDEAVKEYSLKFDKVQLSSFEVSKEEKDSAEAQLSEELKKAILVAKDNISKFHSSQIQSFNKVETSPGVVCWQKASAIERVGLYIPGGTAPLFSSVLMLAIPAKIAGCKYVTLCTPPNEEGKVHPAILFAAKVAGVDNIYKVGGVQAIAAMAYGTQSIPKVYKIFGPGNQYVTAAKQLVSLKDVAIDMPAGPSEVEVIADDSANPCFVAADMLSQAEHGADSQAVLLTTSEDFANKVEQEVYLQLDKLPRKELAAKSVANSKIIILKNNDEVIELTNYYAPEHLIIETENYKELSEQIVNAGSVFLGHYTPESAGDYASGTNHTLPTNGYAKAYSGVNLDSYIKKITFQEITREGLTNLAPTIEIMAENESLVAHKNAVTFRVM